One region of Dysidea avara chromosome 1, odDysAvar1.4, whole genome shotgun sequence genomic DNA includes:
- the LOC136263895 gene encoding uncharacterized protein isoform X2, with translation MTHYNTRGMDANRGTPQGSGQTIQSRTPQGRGMDANRGTPQGSGRTVQSQTPQGRGMDANRGTPQDPGRTIQSQTPQGRGMDANRGTPQGPDHSFQSQTPQGRGMDANRGTLQDPGQTIQSQTPQGRGMDANRGTPQGPDHSFQSQTPQGRDMDANRGTPRRLEQQITSRTRGVDNRNSHLVGFYARSRQEQHSEPVTSAIEGKLDQMAAMMQSQQEALSKFAMDNQALRMTVEALKEEVGSMREEIANLQSAGQEDTTPDEALASSNDERLDTNLSGDVKKLYEEFDADFDLEERCWLLILEAVHRYYESLRRKLVTDMRPDRVAIKEANDRNTKVRSRQKAKLCPTKEEKKRWREIIPAYMTEESDDGEGSYRTHSPSWQSTELEDFIQELDQRWTVKSVLKKPRVVSTPLVCEAPRGAPAWAVRARSISPTVTTAYHDAPQNGHQLQSSYTEVEQVEDPAVASGGTGHDQMHAAYDSESLTHYPLPQDDYSDGYSPSPYYARNIQPPQDQYYLQFSQRPVNNDHCINHYEESLSSQQGQYATPPNLVHQVDLADPVDAIFEDSD, from the exons ATGACCCATTACAATACtcgag gtatggatgccaaccgtggcacacctcagggTTCAGGTCAGACCATTCAATCACGaactccacaaggccgag gtatggatgccaaccgtggcacacctcagggTTCAGGTCGGACCGttcaatcacagactccacaaggccgag gtatggatgccaaccgtggcacacctcaggatccaggtcggaccattcaatcacagactccacaaggccgag gtatggatgccaaccgtggcacacctcagggACCAGATCACAGCTttcaatcacagactccacaaggccgag gtatggatgccaaccgtggcacacttcaggatccaggtcagaccattcaatcacagactccacaaggccgag gtatggatgccaaccgtggcacacctcagggACCAGATCACAGCTttcaatcacagactccacaaggccgag atatggatgccaaccgtggcacacctcgAAGATTAGAGCAACAAATTACTTCAAGGACTCGAG GTGTGGATAATAGGAACAGTCATTTGGTTGGATTCTATGCGAGATCTAGACAAGAGCAGCATAGTGAACCTGTGACCTCAGCAATTGAGGGGAAACTTGACCAGATGGCTGCTATGATGCAAAGTCAGCAGGAAGCACTATCAAAGTTTGCCATGGACAATCAGGCATTGAGGATGACCGTAGAAGCCTTAAAAGAAGAAGTTGGGTCAATGAGAGAAGAGATAGCAAACTTACAGTCTGCCGGTCAGGAAGATACCACACCAGACGAAGCACTTGCTAGCTCTAATGATGAACGTCTCGATACCAATTTGAGT GGAGATGTTAAGAAGCTATATGAAGAATTCGATGCTGATTTTGATTTAGAAGAAAG ATGTTGGTTATTAATATTAGAGGCAGTTCATCGTTACTACGAATCCCTTAGACGAAAGCTAGTTACTGATATGAGGCCTGACAGGGTGGCTATTAAAGAAGCCAATGACAGGAACACCAAAGTGAGGAGCAGGCAGAAAGCG AAGCTATGCCCGacgaaagaagaaaagaaaagatGGAGAGAAATCATACCAGCCTATATGACTGAAGAGAGTGATGACGGTGAAGGCTCTTACAGAACACATTCACCATCGTGGCAATCTACTG AACTAGAAGACTTCATTCAAGAGCTGGATCAAAGGTGgacagtgaaaagtgtattGAAGAAGCCCAGAGTAGTGTCTACTCCACTAGTGTGTGAGGCCCCGAGGGGAGCTCCAGCTTGGGCAGTGAGAGCACGGTCAATAAGTCCTACT GTAACAACTGCTTATCATGATGCACCACAAAATGGTCACCAGTTGCAATCCTCCTATACTGAAGTGGAACAG GTTGAAGATCCAGCTGTTGCTAGTGGTGGTACAGGTCATGATCAGATGCACGCAGCTTATGATTCTGAG AGCCTCACACACTATCCTCTGCCGCAAGATGATTATTcagat GGCTATTCACCTTCACCGTACTATGCTCGCAACATACAGCCTCCACAAGACCAGTACTATCTTCAG TTCAGTCAACGACCAGTTAACAATGATCATTGCATTAAC CACTATGAAGAATCATTGTCATCACAgcag GGTCAGTATGCTACACCTCCAAATCTT GTACACCAAGTTGATTTGGCTGATCCGGTGGATGCCATATTTGAAGATTCAGACTaa
- the LOC136263895 gene encoding uncharacterized protein isoform X7 → MTHYNTRGMDANRGTPQGSGRTVQSQTPQGRGMDANRGTPQDPGRTIQSQTPQGRGMDANRGTPQGPDHSFQSQTPQGRGMDANRGTLQDPGQTIQSQTPQGRGMDANRGTPQGPDHSFQSQTPQGRDMDANRGTPRRLEQQITSRTRGVDNRNSHLVGFYARSRQEQHSEPVTSAIEGKLDQMAAMMQSQQEALSKFAMDNQALRMTVEALKEEVGSMREEIANLQSAGQEDTTPDEALASSNDERLDTNLSGDVKKLYEEFDADFDLEERCWLLILEAVHRYYESLRRKLVTDMRPDRVAIKEANDRNTKVRSRQKALYDRRKKLCPTKEEKKRWREIIPAYMTEESDDGEGSYRTHSPSWQSTELEDFIQELDQRWTVKSVLKKPRVVSTPLVCEAPRGAPAWAVRARSISPTVTTAYHDAPQNGHQLQSSYTEVEQVEDPAVASGGTGHDQMHAAYDSESLTHYPLPQDDYSDGYSPSPYYARNIQPPQDQYYLQFSQRPVNNDHCINHYEESLSSQQGQYATPPNLVHQVDLADPVDAIFEDSD, encoded by the exons ATGACCCATTACAATACtcgag gtatggatgccaaccgtggcacacctcagggTTCAGGTCGGACCGttcaatcacagactccacaaggccgag gtatggatgccaaccgtggcacacctcaggatccaggtcggaccattcaatcacagactccacaaggccgag gtatggatgccaaccgtggcacacctcagggACCAGATCACAGCTttcaatcacagactccacaaggccgag gtatggatgccaaccgtggcacacttcaggatccaggtcagaccattcaatcacagactccacaaggccgag gtatggatgccaaccgtggcacacctcagggACCAGATCACAGCTttcaatcacagactccacaaggccgag atatggatgccaaccgtggcacacctcgAAGATTAGAGCAACAAATTACTTCAAGGACTCGAG GTGTGGATAATAGGAACAGTCATTTGGTTGGATTCTATGCGAGATCTAGACAAGAGCAGCATAGTGAACCTGTGACCTCAGCAATTGAGGGGAAACTTGACCAGATGGCTGCTATGATGCAAAGTCAGCAGGAAGCACTATCAAAGTTTGCCATGGACAATCAGGCATTGAGGATGACCGTAGAAGCCTTAAAAGAAGAAGTTGGGTCAATGAGAGAAGAGATAGCAAACTTACAGTCTGCCGGTCAGGAAGATACCACACCAGACGAAGCACTTGCTAGCTCTAATGATGAACGTCTCGATACCAATTTGAGT GGAGATGTTAAGAAGCTATATGAAGAATTCGATGCTGATTTTGATTTAGAAGAAAG ATGTTGGTTATTAATATTAGAGGCAGTTCATCGTTACTACGAATCCCTTAGACGAAAGCTAGTTACTGATATGAGGCCTGACAGGGTGGCTATTAAAGAAGCCAATGACAGGAACACCAAAGTGAGGAGCAGGCAGAAAGCG TTGTATGATCGTCGCAAGAAGCTATGCCCGacgaaagaagaaaagaaaagatGGAGAGAAATCATACCAGCCTATATGACTGAAGAGAGTGATGACGGTGAAGGCTCTTACAGAACACATTCACCATCGTGGCAATCTACTG AACTAGAAGACTTCATTCAAGAGCTGGATCAAAGGTGgacagtgaaaagtgtattGAAGAAGCCCAGAGTAGTGTCTACTCCACTAGTGTGTGAGGCCCCGAGGGGAGCTCCAGCTTGGGCAGTGAGAGCACGGTCAATAAGTCCTACT GTAACAACTGCTTATCATGATGCACCACAAAATGGTCACCAGTTGCAATCCTCCTATACTGAAGTGGAACAG GTTGAAGATCCAGCTGTTGCTAGTGGTGGTACAGGTCATGATCAGATGCACGCAGCTTATGATTCTGAG AGCCTCACACACTATCCTCTGCCGCAAGATGATTATTcagat GGCTATTCACCTTCACCGTACTATGCTCGCAACATACAGCCTCCACAAGACCAGTACTATCTTCAG TTCAGTCAACGACCAGTTAACAATGATCATTGCATTAAC CACTATGAAGAATCATTGTCATCACAgcag GGTCAGTATGCTACACCTCCAAATCTT GTACACCAAGTTGATTTGGCTGATCCGGTGGATGCCATATTTGAAGATTCAGACTaa
- the LOC136263895 gene encoding uncharacterized protein isoform X5, which produces MTHYNTRGMDANRGTPQGSGQTIQSRTPQGRGMDANRGTPQGSGRTVQSQTPQGRGMDANRGTPQGPDHSFQSQTPQGRGMDANRGTLQDPGQTIQSQTPQGRGMDANRGTPQGPDHSFQSQTPQGRDMDANRGTPRRLEQQITSRTRGVDNRNSHLVGFYARSRQEQHSEPVTSAIEGKLDQMAAMMQSQQEALSKFAMDNQALRMTVEALKEEVGSMREEIANLQSAGQEDTTPDEALASSNDERLDTNLSGDVKKLYEEFDADFDLEERCWLLILEAVHRYYESLRRKLVTDMRPDRVAIKEANDRNTKVRSRQKALYDRRKKLCPTKEEKKRWREIIPAYMTEESDDGEGSYRTHSPSWQSTELEDFIQELDQRWTVKSVLKKPRVVSTPLVCEAPRGAPAWAVRARSISPTVTTAYHDAPQNGHQLQSSYTEVEQVEDPAVASGGTGHDQMHAAYDSESLTHYPLPQDDYSDGYSPSPYYARNIQPPQDQYYLQFSQRPVNNDHCINHYEESLSSQQGQYATPPNLVHQVDLADPVDAIFEDSD; this is translated from the exons ATGACCCATTACAATACtcgag gtatggatgccaaccgtggcacacctcagggTTCAGGTCAGACCATTCAATCACGaactccacaaggccgag gtatggatgccaaccgtggcacacctcagggTTCAGGTCGGACCGttcaatcacagactccacaaggccgag gtatggatgccaaccgtggcacacctcagggACCAGATCACAGCTttcaatcacagactccacaaggccgag gtatggatgccaaccgtggcacacttcaggatccaggtcagaccattcaatcacagactccacaaggccgag gtatggatgccaaccgtggcacacctcagggACCAGATCACAGCTttcaatcacagactccacaaggccgag atatggatgccaaccgtggcacacctcgAAGATTAGAGCAACAAATTACTTCAAGGACTCGAG GTGTGGATAATAGGAACAGTCATTTGGTTGGATTCTATGCGAGATCTAGACAAGAGCAGCATAGTGAACCTGTGACCTCAGCAATTGAGGGGAAACTTGACCAGATGGCTGCTATGATGCAAAGTCAGCAGGAAGCACTATCAAAGTTTGCCATGGACAATCAGGCATTGAGGATGACCGTAGAAGCCTTAAAAGAAGAAGTTGGGTCAATGAGAGAAGAGATAGCAAACTTACAGTCTGCCGGTCAGGAAGATACCACACCAGACGAAGCACTTGCTAGCTCTAATGATGAACGTCTCGATACCAATTTGAGT GGAGATGTTAAGAAGCTATATGAAGAATTCGATGCTGATTTTGATTTAGAAGAAAG ATGTTGGTTATTAATATTAGAGGCAGTTCATCGTTACTACGAATCCCTTAGACGAAAGCTAGTTACTGATATGAGGCCTGACAGGGTGGCTATTAAAGAAGCCAATGACAGGAACACCAAAGTGAGGAGCAGGCAGAAAGCG TTGTATGATCGTCGCAAGAAGCTATGCCCGacgaaagaagaaaagaaaagatGGAGAGAAATCATACCAGCCTATATGACTGAAGAGAGTGATGACGGTGAAGGCTCTTACAGAACACATTCACCATCGTGGCAATCTACTG AACTAGAAGACTTCATTCAAGAGCTGGATCAAAGGTGgacagtgaaaagtgtattGAAGAAGCCCAGAGTAGTGTCTACTCCACTAGTGTGTGAGGCCCCGAGGGGAGCTCCAGCTTGGGCAGTGAGAGCACGGTCAATAAGTCCTACT GTAACAACTGCTTATCATGATGCACCACAAAATGGTCACCAGTTGCAATCCTCCTATACTGAAGTGGAACAG GTTGAAGATCCAGCTGTTGCTAGTGGTGGTACAGGTCATGATCAGATGCACGCAGCTTATGATTCTGAG AGCCTCACACACTATCCTCTGCCGCAAGATGATTATTcagat GGCTATTCACCTTCACCGTACTATGCTCGCAACATACAGCCTCCACAAGACCAGTACTATCTTCAG TTCAGTCAACGACCAGTTAACAATGATCATTGCATTAAC CACTATGAAGAATCATTGTCATCACAgcag GGTCAGTATGCTACACCTCCAAATCTT GTACACCAAGTTGATTTGGCTGATCCGGTGGATGCCATATTTGAAGATTCAGACTaa
- the LOC136263895 gene encoding uncharacterized protein isoform X6: MTHYNTRGMDANRGTPQGSGQTIQSRTPQGRGMDANRGTPQGSGRTVQSQTPQGRGMDANRGTPQDPGRTIQSQTPQGRGMDANRGTPQGPDHSFQSQTPQGRGMDANRGTPQGPDHSFQSQTPQGRDMDANRGTPRRLEQQITSRTRGVDNRNSHLVGFYARSRQEQHSEPVTSAIEGKLDQMAAMMQSQQEALSKFAMDNQALRMTVEALKEEVGSMREEIANLQSAGQEDTTPDEALASSNDERLDTNLSGDVKKLYEEFDADFDLEERCWLLILEAVHRYYESLRRKLVTDMRPDRVAIKEANDRNTKVRSRQKALYDRRKKLCPTKEEKKRWREIIPAYMTEESDDGEGSYRTHSPSWQSTELEDFIQELDQRWTVKSVLKKPRVVSTPLVCEAPRGAPAWAVRARSISPTVTTAYHDAPQNGHQLQSSYTEVEQVEDPAVASGGTGHDQMHAAYDSESLTHYPLPQDDYSDGYSPSPYYARNIQPPQDQYYLQFSQRPVNNDHCINHYEESLSSQQGQYATPPNLVHQVDLADPVDAIFEDSD; encoded by the exons ATGACCCATTACAATACtcgag gtatggatgccaaccgtggcacacctcagggTTCAGGTCAGACCATTCAATCACGaactccacaaggccgag gtatggatgccaaccgtggcacacctcagggTTCAGGTCGGACCGttcaatcacagactccacaaggccgag gtatggatgccaaccgtggcacacctcaggatccaggtcggaccattcaatcacagactccacaaggccgag gtatggatgccaaccgtggcacacctcagggACCAGATCACAGCTttcaatcacagactccacaaggccgag gtatggatgccaaccgtggcacacctcagggACCAGATCACAGCTttcaatcacagactccacaaggccgag atatggatgccaaccgtggcacacctcgAAGATTAGAGCAACAAATTACTTCAAGGACTCGAG GTGTGGATAATAGGAACAGTCATTTGGTTGGATTCTATGCGAGATCTAGACAAGAGCAGCATAGTGAACCTGTGACCTCAGCAATTGAGGGGAAACTTGACCAGATGGCTGCTATGATGCAAAGTCAGCAGGAAGCACTATCAAAGTTTGCCATGGACAATCAGGCATTGAGGATGACCGTAGAAGCCTTAAAAGAAGAAGTTGGGTCAATGAGAGAAGAGATAGCAAACTTACAGTCTGCCGGTCAGGAAGATACCACACCAGACGAAGCACTTGCTAGCTCTAATGATGAACGTCTCGATACCAATTTGAGT GGAGATGTTAAGAAGCTATATGAAGAATTCGATGCTGATTTTGATTTAGAAGAAAG ATGTTGGTTATTAATATTAGAGGCAGTTCATCGTTACTACGAATCCCTTAGACGAAAGCTAGTTACTGATATGAGGCCTGACAGGGTGGCTATTAAAGAAGCCAATGACAGGAACACCAAAGTGAGGAGCAGGCAGAAAGCG TTGTATGATCGTCGCAAGAAGCTATGCCCGacgaaagaagaaaagaaaagatGGAGAGAAATCATACCAGCCTATATGACTGAAGAGAGTGATGACGGTGAAGGCTCTTACAGAACACATTCACCATCGTGGCAATCTACTG AACTAGAAGACTTCATTCAAGAGCTGGATCAAAGGTGgacagtgaaaagtgtattGAAGAAGCCCAGAGTAGTGTCTACTCCACTAGTGTGTGAGGCCCCGAGGGGAGCTCCAGCTTGGGCAGTGAGAGCACGGTCAATAAGTCCTACT GTAACAACTGCTTATCATGATGCACCACAAAATGGTCACCAGTTGCAATCCTCCTATACTGAAGTGGAACAG GTTGAAGATCCAGCTGTTGCTAGTGGTGGTACAGGTCATGATCAGATGCACGCAGCTTATGATTCTGAG AGCCTCACACACTATCCTCTGCCGCAAGATGATTATTcagat GGCTATTCACCTTCACCGTACTATGCTCGCAACATACAGCCTCCACAAGACCAGTACTATCTTCAG TTCAGTCAACGACCAGTTAACAATGATCATTGCATTAAC CACTATGAAGAATCATTGTCATCACAgcag GGTCAGTATGCTACACCTCCAAATCTT GTACACCAAGTTGATTTGGCTGATCCGGTGGATGCCATATTTGAAGATTCAGACTaa
- the LOC136263895 gene encoding uncharacterized protein isoform X11 yields the protein MTHYNTRGMDANRGTPQGSGQTIQSRTPQGRGMDANRGTPQGPDHSFQSQTPQGRGMDANRGTPQGPDHSFQSQTPQGRDMDANRGTPRRLEQQITSRTRGVDNRNSHLVGFYARSRQEQHSEPVTSAIEGKLDQMAAMMQSQQEALSKFAMDNQALRMTVEALKEEVGSMREEIANLQSAGQEDTTPDEALASSNDERLDTNLSGDVKKLYEEFDADFDLEERCWLLILEAVHRYYESLRRKLVTDMRPDRVAIKEANDRNTKVRSRQKALYDRRKKLCPTKEEKKRWREIIPAYMTEESDDGEGSYRTHSPSWQSTELEDFIQELDQRWTVKSVLKKPRVVSTPLVCEAPRGAPAWAVRARSISPTVTTAYHDAPQNGHQLQSSYTEVEQVEDPAVASGGTGHDQMHAAYDSESLTHYPLPQDDYSDGYSPSPYYARNIQPPQDQYYLQFSQRPVNNDHCINHYEESLSSQQGQYATPPNLVHQVDLADPVDAIFEDSD from the exons ATGACCCATTACAATACtcgag gtatggatgccaaccgtggcacacctcagggTTCAGGTCAGACCATTCAATCACGaactccacaaggccgag gtatggatgccaaccgtggcacacctcagggACCAGATCACAGCTttcaatcacagactccacaaggccgag gtatggatgccaaccgtggcacacctcagggACCAGATCACAGCTttcaatcacagactccacaaggccgag atatggatgccaaccgtggcacacctcgAAGATTAGAGCAACAAATTACTTCAAGGACTCGAG GTGTGGATAATAGGAACAGTCATTTGGTTGGATTCTATGCGAGATCTAGACAAGAGCAGCATAGTGAACCTGTGACCTCAGCAATTGAGGGGAAACTTGACCAGATGGCTGCTATGATGCAAAGTCAGCAGGAAGCACTATCAAAGTTTGCCATGGACAATCAGGCATTGAGGATGACCGTAGAAGCCTTAAAAGAAGAAGTTGGGTCAATGAGAGAAGAGATAGCAAACTTACAGTCTGCCGGTCAGGAAGATACCACACCAGACGAAGCACTTGCTAGCTCTAATGATGAACGTCTCGATACCAATTTGAGT GGAGATGTTAAGAAGCTATATGAAGAATTCGATGCTGATTTTGATTTAGAAGAAAG ATGTTGGTTATTAATATTAGAGGCAGTTCATCGTTACTACGAATCCCTTAGACGAAAGCTAGTTACTGATATGAGGCCTGACAGGGTGGCTATTAAAGAAGCCAATGACAGGAACACCAAAGTGAGGAGCAGGCAGAAAGCG TTGTATGATCGTCGCAAGAAGCTATGCCCGacgaaagaagaaaagaaaagatGGAGAGAAATCATACCAGCCTATATGACTGAAGAGAGTGATGACGGTGAAGGCTCTTACAGAACACATTCACCATCGTGGCAATCTACTG AACTAGAAGACTTCATTCAAGAGCTGGATCAAAGGTGgacagtgaaaagtgtattGAAGAAGCCCAGAGTAGTGTCTACTCCACTAGTGTGTGAGGCCCCGAGGGGAGCTCCAGCTTGGGCAGTGAGAGCACGGTCAATAAGTCCTACT GTAACAACTGCTTATCATGATGCACCACAAAATGGTCACCAGTTGCAATCCTCCTATACTGAAGTGGAACAG GTTGAAGATCCAGCTGTTGCTAGTGGTGGTACAGGTCATGATCAGATGCACGCAGCTTATGATTCTGAG AGCCTCACACACTATCCTCTGCCGCAAGATGATTATTcagat GGCTATTCACCTTCACCGTACTATGCTCGCAACATACAGCCTCCACAAGACCAGTACTATCTTCAG TTCAGTCAACGACCAGTTAACAATGATCATTGCATTAAC CACTATGAAGAATCATTGTCATCACAgcag GGTCAGTATGCTACACCTCCAAATCTT GTACACCAAGTTGATTTGGCTGATCCGGTGGATGCCATATTTGAAGATTCAGACTaa